In a genomic window of Streptomyces sp. NBC_01231:
- a CDS encoding SpoIIE family protein phosphatase encodes MTGSASAEGDGPNAGARETVDEAATARVRVDGHGVVTAWNDGARRLLGHRASEVVGRNVTLLLPDVDATAVPRSLADLPRWSGTVTVLHRDGRRLPVELLAHRSQNDGDGWLLVSAVTRPARGPADDAFVQRGFTHSPCTMALYDTGLRLRRANGDMERAMGLSEEAMRGLRVTEIVVDPESERTEAGMRRVLETGRPQELGAALQLAGHERQSVWTVSLAPVWDTIGRLEGVLLSAHDVTEQHLARQRLVLLNDASVRIGSTLDLARTAQELADVAVPRFADFVTVDLLPAIEGGEDPPQGPPHGPVRLRRVAYQSVLEGCPEAVVRRGIVAAYPAGCTAAECLASGRPIIEHVTPAALAEVERQTPQRAERMRRFGFHSVLAVPMRARGLTLGVATFSRHRQPKLFEQDDLLLGEEITARAAVCIDNARRYTRERSISLALQSSLLPQQLPEQAALDVASRYLPASSRAGVGGDWFDVIPLSGARVALVVGDVVGHGIQASATMGRLRTAVRTLADIDLPPDELLVHLDDLINRLAGAADSTAVTAGDVGATCLYAVYDPVSRHCTVARAGHPVPALVTPDGTVDFLDVPAGPPLGLGGLPFESTELKLDEGSLLVLYTDGLVGVRGHDIDEGIDALREVLRRPTDNLEVTCDALLRTMLTDGPSDDVALLVARTRALDASHVATWQVPPDPAMVGPARKNASRQLSEWGLDEAAFVTELVVSELVTNAIRYAEPPIELRLIHDRTLICEVSDGSTTAPHLRRARTFDEGGRGLLLVAQLTQGWGTRQTTNGKIIWAEQALPAEPSPT; translated from the coding sequence ATGACCGGATCCGCGTCCGCCGAGGGCGACGGTCCGAACGCCGGGGCGCGGGAGACCGTCGACGAGGCGGCCACGGCGCGCGTCCGCGTGGACGGGCACGGCGTCGTGACCGCGTGGAACGACGGGGCGCGGCGGCTCCTCGGCCACCGTGCCTCCGAGGTCGTCGGCCGGAACGTGACCCTGCTGCTCCCGGACGTCGATGCCACGGCGGTGCCCCGTTCCCTGGCGGATCTGCCGAGGTGGAGCGGGACGGTGACGGTGCTGCACCGGGACGGCCGCCGCCTCCCCGTCGAGCTGTTGGCTCACCGCAGCCAGAACGACGGCGACGGGTGGCTGCTGGTGTCGGCGGTGACCCGCCCGGCCCGCGGACCCGCGGACGACGCGTTCGTGCAGCGGGGTTTTACGCATTCCCCCTGCACGATGGCCCTGTACGACACCGGACTGCGGCTGCGCCGGGCGAACGGGGACATGGAGCGCGCCATGGGCCTGTCCGAGGAGGCGATGCGCGGACTGCGGGTGACGGAGATCGTCGTCGACCCGGAGAGCGAGCGGACCGAAGCGGGGATGCGGCGCGTGCTCGAGACGGGCCGGCCGCAGGAGCTCGGAGCCGCGCTGCAACTCGCCGGCCATGAGCGCCAGAGCGTGTGGACGGTGTCCCTCGCCCCCGTGTGGGACACCATCGGGCGGCTGGAGGGCGTCCTGCTGTCGGCGCACGACGTGACGGAACAGCACCTGGCACGGCAGCGGCTGGTGCTGCTCAACGACGCCAGCGTGCGCATCGGCAGCACCCTTGACCTGGCGCGCACCGCTCAGGAACTCGCCGACGTCGCCGTCCCACGGTTCGCGGACTTCGTCACCGTCGATCTCCTGCCGGCGATCGAGGGCGGTGAGGACCCGCCCCAGGGACCTCCGCACGGGCCCGTCAGGCTGCGCCGGGTCGCCTACCAGTCGGTCCTGGAGGGGTGCCCCGAAGCCGTCGTACGGCGGGGAATCGTGGCCGCGTACCCGGCCGGCTGCACCGCGGCCGAGTGCCTGGCCTCAGGCCGGCCCATCATCGAACACGTGACCCCCGCCGCGTTGGCGGAGGTGGAACGGCAGACCCCGCAGCGGGCCGAACGCATGCGGAGGTTCGGCTTCCATTCGGTGCTCGCGGTGCCGATGCGCGCCCGTGGCCTCACCCTGGGCGTGGCCACGTTCTCCCGCCACCGGCAGCCCAAGCTCTTCGAGCAGGATGATCTGCTGCTGGGCGAGGAGATCACCGCCCGCGCCGCCGTGTGCATCGACAACGCCCGCCGCTACACCCGCGAACGCTCCATCTCCCTCGCACTGCAGAGCAGCCTGCTGCCGCAGCAACTCCCCGAACAGGCGGCCCTGGACGTCGCCTCCCGCTACCTGCCCGCCAGCTCCCGGGCCGGAGTCGGCGGCGACTGGTTCGACGTCATTCCGCTCTCCGGCGCCCGGGTGGCCCTGGTCGTCGGCGACGTCGTCGGCCACGGCATCCAGGCCTCCGCCACCATGGGGCGGCTGCGCACCGCCGTACGCACACTCGCCGACATCGACCTTCCCCCCGACGAACTGCTCGTCCACCTCGACGACCTGATCAACCGCCTCGCCGGCGCGGCCGACAGCACGGCCGTGACCGCCGGTGACGTCGGAGCCACCTGTCTCTACGCCGTCTACGACCCGGTCTCCAGACACTGCACCGTCGCCCGCGCCGGCCATCCCGTGCCCGCCCTCGTGACGCCCGACGGCACGGTCGACTTCCTGGACGTTCCTGCGGGCCCTCCGCTCGGCCTCGGCGGCCTGCCGTTCGAGTCCACCGAGCTGAAACTGGACGAGGGCAGCCTGCTCGTCCTCTACACGGACGGGCTCGTGGGGGTCCGCGGCCACGACATCGACGAGGGGATCGACGCCCTGCGCGAGGTGCTGCGCCGACCGACCGACAACCTGGAGGTGACCTGCGACGCCCTGCTGCGGACCATGCTCACGGACGGCCCTTCGGACGACGTGGCACTCCTCGTGGCCCGCACCCGCGCCCTCGACGCCTCCCACGTGGCCACCTGGCAGGTACCGCCCGACCCCGCCATGGTCGGGCCGGCCCGCAAGAACGCCAGCCGGCAGCTGTCCGAGTGGGGCCTGGACGAGGCCGCGTTCGTCACCGAGCTGGTGGTCAGCGAACTGGTCACCAACGCCATCCGCTATGCCGAGCCCCCCATCGAGCTCCGGCTGATCCACGACCGCACCCTCATCTGCGAAGTCTCCGACGGCAGCACCACCGCCCCCCACCTGCGCCGGGCCCGTACCTTCGACGAAGGGGGCCGGGGGCTGCTGCTCGTAGCCCAGCTCACTCAGGGCTGGGGGACCCGCCAGACGACCAACGGAAAGATCATCTGGGCCGAACAGGCGCTCCCCGCCGAGCCCTCCCCGACCTGA
- a CDS encoding aldehyde dehydrogenase family protein yields the protein MTVNGEGAWPAPAEWTGKIYSGGWCDSEGGTRQVIEPATGHPLAEVGVAAPADVARAGARAARAAVGWAAADPSERIEVLLRAASALREHSGTVRDWIVRESAGVPAKGDYEIAAALGQLTHGVGLASLPLGEVLTPQPPGATSLAWRVPVGVVGVINPWNAPLLFAMRVLAPALALGNAVLLKPDPLTPVSGGILVARLFEEAGLPDGVLHVLPGEAATGRAVAADPHVDMVSFTGSTEAGRAVARVAGEGLKRVSLELGGKNSIIVLEDADIGAAAAAGAASAFGYQGQACVAAGRHLVHTDLIEAYTDALVSQAHAMAIGDPRTEHVTIGPVISERQALRIERIVDASVAAGARLRTGGRRDGLFYPPTVLDRVERGMPAFTEEIFGPVAPVLPFRSEAEAVEIANDTAYGLTAAVHSGSVPKAAAVAQRLRTGMVHINDVCAKDAANAPFGGMGISGNGSRIGGTASLEQFTQWRWMTIPKPS from the coding sequence ATGACTGTCAACGGCGAGGGGGCGTGGCCCGCCCCGGCCGAGTGGACCGGGAAGATCTACAGCGGGGGCTGGTGCGACTCCGAAGGCGGCACCCGCCAGGTCATCGAACCGGCCACCGGCCACCCGCTGGCCGAAGTCGGCGTGGCGGCCCCTGCTGACGTCGCGCGAGCCGGCGCGAGGGCCGCCCGCGCCGCCGTGGGCTGGGCCGCGGCCGATCCCTCCGAACGGATCGAGGTGTTGCTGCGTGCCGCCTCGGCGCTGCGGGAGCACAGCGGGACGGTCCGTGACTGGATCGTCCGTGAATCGGCCGGCGTCCCGGCCAAGGGTGACTACGAGATCGCCGCCGCCCTGGGCCAGCTGACACACGGCGTCGGACTCGCGTCGCTGCCCCTGGGCGAGGTGCTGACTCCGCAGCCCCCCGGCGCGACCAGTCTGGCCTGGCGGGTGCCGGTGGGGGTCGTGGGCGTCATCAACCCGTGGAACGCGCCGCTGCTGTTCGCGATGCGCGTGCTGGCTCCGGCCCTCGCGCTGGGCAACGCCGTACTGCTCAAGCCCGACCCGCTCACGCCCGTGTCCGGGGGCATCCTCGTCGCGCGGCTCTTCGAGGAGGCCGGGCTGCCGGACGGGGTGCTGCACGTCCTGCCCGGAGAGGCCGCGACCGGGCGGGCGGTGGCGGCCGATCCCCATGTCGACATGGTCTCGTTCACCGGCTCCACCGAGGCCGGACGTGCGGTGGCCCGCGTGGCGGGAGAAGGCCTGAAGCGGGTTTCCCTGGAACTCGGCGGCAAGAACTCGATCATCGTGCTCGAAGACGCGGACATCGGGGCCGCCGCCGCTGCCGGAGCGGCGAGCGCTTTCGGCTACCAGGGTCAGGCCTGCGTCGCCGCCGGCCGCCACCTCGTCCACACCGACCTGATCGAGGCGTACACCGACGCGCTGGTCAGCCAGGCGCATGCCATGGCGATCGGCGACCCGCGCACGGAGCACGTCACGATCGGTCCCGTCATCAGCGAGCGGCAGGCCCTGCGCATCGAGCGCATCGTCGACGCGAGCGTGGCCGCCGGGGCACGGCTGCGCACCGGCGGCCGACGCGACGGGCTCTTCTACCCGCCCACCGTCCTGGACCGCGTCGAGCGCGGCATGCCGGCCTTCACCGAGGAGATCTTCGGCCCGGTCGCCCCGGTCCTCCCCTTCCGCAGCGAGGCGGAGGCCGTCGAGATCGCCAACGACACCGCATACGGCCTGACAGCCGCGGTGCACTCCGGCTCCGTACCGAAAGCAGCCGCCGTCGCCCAACGACTGCGCACCGGCATGGTCCATATCAACGACGTCTGCGCCAAGGACGCCGCGAACGCGCCTTTCGGCGGCATGGGCATCTCCGGCAACGGCTCGCGGATCGGCGGCACCGCCAGTCTGGAGCAGTTCACCCAGTGGCGTTGGATGACGATTCCGAAGCCGAGCTGA
- a CDS encoding LacI family DNA-binding transcriptional regulator, which translates to MTRGTGRDGSPGAPRSVDVARVAGVSQKTVSRVFNDEPYVSADVRRRVLDAAEQLGYRRNNAARALASGRTRSIGVVTLGTALYGPASLLMGVERVVRDTGYALRVVNTMEGDPSGLAGAVDSLLDQGVDGIVISEPIEEEAGAGDLSARINVPVLVLGAPPPFTASTVLAAGGGADLMARAAVEHLLDLGHPTVHHLAGPQRWYAAKDRLEGWRAALAAHGRDEPPVFEGDWSAASGYSAGQELAADPDVTAVFAANDDMAIGLIRALTEAGRRVPEDISVVGFDDIPVAAYVTPPLTTVRQPFDTVAQEGLKRLVHAIENPQAEPLPASGPPVDLVVRASTQPPPSVRPPGRRRHSASRSRVEASSPPPPKGGSSTRR; encoded by the coding sequence ATGACGCGAGGGACAGGACGGGACGGAAGTCCCGGGGCGCCGCGCAGTGTGGACGTGGCCCGGGTGGCCGGTGTCTCGCAGAAGACGGTGTCGAGGGTCTTCAACGACGAGCCGTACGTCTCCGCCGACGTGCGCCGACGCGTCCTCGACGCCGCCGAGCAACTCGGTTACCGCCGCAACAACGCCGCCCGGGCGCTGGCCTCCGGACGGACCCGCTCGATCGGTGTGGTGACGCTGGGCACCGCTCTCTACGGTCCCGCCTCACTGCTCATGGGCGTGGAGCGGGTCGTCCGGGACACGGGGTACGCGCTCCGCGTGGTCAACACGATGGAAGGCGACCCCTCGGGGCTCGCCGGCGCCGTCGACTCGCTCCTCGACCAGGGCGTGGACGGGATCGTCATCTCCGAGCCGATCGAGGAGGAAGCGGGCGCGGGAGACCTCTCCGCCCGCATCAACGTGCCGGTCCTGGTCCTCGGCGCGCCACCGCCCTTCACCGCCTCCACGGTGCTGGCCGCGGGAGGCGGCGCCGACCTGATGGCCCGGGCGGCCGTCGAGCATCTGCTGGACCTGGGACACCCGACCGTGCATCACCTCGCCGGTCCCCAGCGGTGGTACGCCGCCAAGGACCGTCTTGAGGGATGGCGGGCGGCCCTGGCAGCACACGGCAGGGACGAACCGCCGGTCTTCGAGGGCGACTGGTCGGCCGCCTCCGGCTACTCGGCGGGCCAGGAGCTGGCCGCCGACCCCGACGTGACGGCGGTGTTCGCCGCGAACGACGACATGGCCATCGGCCTGATCCGTGCCCTGACGGAAGCCGGCCGGCGTGTGCCGGAGGACATCAGCGTCGTCGGCTTCGACGACATCCCGGTCGCCGCCTATGTGACTCCTCCGCTGACCACGGTGCGCCAGCCGTTCGACACCGTGGCGCAGGAGGGGCTCAAGCGCCTGGTGCACGCCATCGAGAACCCGCAGGCGGAGCCTCTGCCGGCGAGCGGCCCACCGGTCGATCTCGTCGTCCGTGCCTCGACCCAGCCCCCGCCGTCCGTCAGGCCCCCGGGACGGCGCCGACATAGCGCCTCCCGGTCCCGGGTCGAGGCGTCCAGTCCCCCGCCTCCGAAGGGAGGGTCGTCCACCCGGCGCTGA
- a CDS encoding extracellular solute-binding protein, whose product MNRRLFLTTTGALSLGAALTACGGGDSGGSSTAAKPVSQADIDKAMKTPTELTFWTWVPNIAKEVALFEKKYPAVKVKVVNAGQGTPQYTKLRTALKAGSGAPDLVQIEYQAIPTFTITDSLLDLRPYGASALKGQFVDWTWGQVSGSDGEVWAIPQDTGPMGMLYRQDIFDKHGIEVPGTWDEFAAAARKLHKADPDVYLTNLAANQVAAWHGLLWQAGAKPYVTSGKSDIAISVDDAVSRKLGDYWGGLAKEGVIGVEPDFTDSWYAALNKGKYATWITAAWGPVFLSGSAKATAGKWRAAPLPQWDAAKPSSGNWGGSTTAVIRSTKNPVAAAVFAQFLNSDPASAKMFATEQFFFPATKALLTDPAFVGEKPTFYGGQQVNQVFADIGTTVNSSFQWPPFLDQAATDWTETVGKSLADKTDTARALGTWQTRLTTYAKGQGFTVKGR is encoded by the coding sequence ATGAACCGCAGGCTCTTCCTCACCACGACGGGCGCCCTGTCACTCGGGGCCGCCCTCACGGCCTGCGGTGGCGGTGACTCCGGTGGTTCCTCCACCGCCGCCAAGCCGGTCAGCCAGGCCGACATCGACAAGGCGATGAAGACACCGACCGAGCTGACGTTCTGGACCTGGGTCCCGAACATCGCGAAGGAAGTCGCGCTCTTCGAGAAGAAGTACCCGGCCGTCAAGGTCAAGGTCGTCAACGCCGGCCAGGGCACCCCGCAGTACACGAAGCTGCGTACGGCTCTGAAGGCGGGCAGCGGCGCCCCGGACCTGGTGCAGATCGAGTACCAGGCGATACCGACCTTCACGATCACCGACAGTCTGCTGGACCTGCGCCCCTACGGCGCCTCCGCGCTCAAGGGGCAGTTCGTCGACTGGACGTGGGGCCAGGTCAGCGGCAGCGACGGCGAGGTCTGGGCGATCCCGCAGGACACCGGCCCGATGGGCATGCTGTACCGGCAGGACATCTTCGACAAGCACGGCATCGAAGTCCCGGGAACCTGGGACGAGTTCGCCGCCGCGGCACGCAAGCTCCACAAGGCCGACCCCGACGTCTACCTGACCAACCTCGCGGCCAACCAGGTCGCCGCCTGGCACGGTCTGCTGTGGCAGGCGGGCGCCAAGCCGTACGTGACCTCCGGCAAGAGCGACATCGCCATCAGTGTCGACGACGCGGTCTCCCGGAAGCTCGGCGACTACTGGGGCGGGCTCGCCAAGGAGGGGGTCATCGGCGTCGAGCCGGACTTCACCGACTCCTGGTACGCGGCGCTCAACAAGGGCAAGTACGCCACCTGGATCACCGCCGCCTGGGGGCCGGTCTTCCTCTCCGGTTCCGCCAAGGCCACCGCCGGCAAGTGGCGCGCGGCCCCGCTGCCCCAGTGGGACGCGGCCAAGCCCAGCTCCGGCAACTGGGGCGGCTCGACCACCGCCGTCATCCGCTCCACCAAGAACCCCGTCGCGGCTGCGGTGTTCGCGCAGTTCCTCAACAGCGACCCGGCCAGCGCGAAGATGTTCGCCACCGAACAGTTCTTCTTCCCGGCGACGAAGGCGCTCCTCACGGACCCCGCCTTCGTCGGAGAGAAGCCGACGTTCTACGGCGGCCAGCAGGTCAACCAGGTCTTCGCCGACATCGGCACCACGGTCAACTCCTCTTTCCAGTGGCCTCCGTTCCTCGACCAGGCGGCGACCGACTGGACCGAGACGGTCGGCAAGTCCCTCGCCGACAAGACCGACACCGCCCGCGCGCTCGGCACCTGGCAGACGCGGCTGACCACGTACGCCAAGGGCCAGGGCTTCACCGTCAAGGGGCGCTGA
- a CDS encoding sugar ABC transporter permease — MAVTTAPSAKGRRRAAGPLFVAPFMVLFVLLFLAPLGYAAYLSLFQERLIGGTAFVGLDNYVKAVQDPLLIHGVGRVALFFVIQVPVMLLLALLFALALDSGLLRLARVIRLGIFVPYAVPSVVAALMWGYLYGPDFGPFAQLSRKLDLPVPGFLSESWMLGSLANIVTWEFVGYNMIILYAALRTIPQELYEAAAMDGAGAWRIAWSVKLPALKPALLLTLLFSVIGSFQLFNEPNLLMKVAPDVISSSYTANLYAYTLAFTGQQVNYAATVSFLLGLVIVIASYAILLTANRRRTP, encoded by the coding sequence ATGGCCGTCACCACCGCTCCCTCCGCCAAGGGGAGGCGCCGGGCGGCGGGGCCGCTGTTCGTCGCACCGTTCATGGTGCTCTTCGTCCTGCTCTTCCTCGCCCCGCTCGGCTACGCCGCCTACCTCAGCCTGTTCCAGGAACGCCTCATCGGCGGCACCGCGTTCGTCGGACTGGACAACTACGTCAAGGCCGTCCAGGACCCGCTGCTCATCCACGGCGTCGGACGGGTCGCGCTGTTCTTCGTGATCCAGGTCCCGGTGATGCTGCTGCTGGCGCTGCTGTTCGCCCTCGCGCTCGACAGTGGTCTGCTGCGGCTCGCCCGGGTGATCCGGCTGGGCATCTTCGTGCCGTACGCCGTGCCCAGCGTGGTCGCCGCACTCATGTGGGGCTATCTGTACGGCCCGGACTTCGGCCCGTTCGCCCAGCTGAGCCGGAAGCTGGACCTGCCGGTCCCCGGCTTCCTCAGCGAGAGCTGGATGCTCGGCAGTCTGGCGAACATCGTGACCTGGGAGTTCGTCGGCTACAACATGATCATCCTGTACGCCGCCCTGCGCACCATCCCGCAGGAGCTGTACGAGGCGGCCGCGATGGACGGAGCCGGTGCCTGGCGGATCGCCTGGTCCGTCAAACTCCCGGCGCTCAAACCGGCGTTGCTGCTCACCCTGCTGTTCTCCGTCATCGGCAGTTTCCAGCTGTTCAACGAACCGAACCTGCTGATGAAGGTCGCCCCGGACGTCATCAGCAGTTCCTACACCGCCAACCTCTACGCCTACACGCTCGCCTTCACCGGCCAGCAGGTCAACTACGCGGCCACGGTGTCCTTCCTCCTCGGCCTCGTCATCGTGATCGCCTCCTACGCCATCCTGCTCACCGCGAACCGCAGGAGGACCCCGTGA
- a CDS encoding carbohydrate ABC transporter permease — MATPVPVAPRRRRRSRARRSTPLTIAMLAALAYFLLPLFWLLIASTKSTQDLFNSFGLWFSHAPQLLANVKETFTQDDGVFVHWLLNTVMYAVVSSVGAALLAAAAGYGFAKFRFRGDRLGFNLVLGAVMVPTTALAIPTYLLFAEAGLVNTPWAIILPSLVNPFGLYLMRVYAQDAIPDSILEAARIDGAGEARIFFTIALRLLAPGLVTVLLFTLVATWNNYFLPLIMLNDPDLYPITVGLSSWAAQAQNGGAGSSSDMLALVVTGSLISILPLVVAFLLLQRYWQSGLAAGGVKQ, encoded by the coding sequence GTGGCGACCCCGGTTCCCGTCGCCCCTCGGCGACGCCGCCGCTCCCGTGCCCGCCGCAGCACCCCGCTCACCATCGCCATGCTGGCCGCCCTGGCCTACTTCCTGCTTCCCCTGTTCTGGCTGCTGATCGCCTCGACCAAGAGCACCCAGGACCTGTTCAACAGCTTCGGCCTGTGGTTCTCACACGCCCCGCAACTTTTGGCGAACGTCAAGGAGACCTTCACCCAGGACGACGGGGTCTTCGTGCACTGGCTGCTCAACACGGTGATGTACGCCGTGGTGAGCTCCGTGGGTGCCGCCCTGCTCGCGGCCGCGGCCGGGTACGGCTTCGCCAAGTTCCGCTTCCGCGGCGACCGGCTCGGCTTCAACCTGGTTCTGGGCGCCGTCATGGTCCCGACCACCGCCCTGGCGATCCCGACCTACCTGCTCTTCGCCGAGGCGGGCCTGGTCAACACCCCGTGGGCGATCATCCTGCCCTCCCTGGTCAATCCGTTCGGCCTCTACCTCATGCGCGTCTACGCCCAGGACGCCATTCCCGACAGCATCCTGGAGGCGGCCCGCATCGACGGCGCCGGGGAAGCCCGGATCTTCTTCACGATCGCCCTGCGGCTGCTCGCACCGGGCCTGGTGACCGTCCTGCTGTTCACGCTCGTGGCGACCTGGAACAACTACTTCCTGCCGCTGATCATGCTCAACGACCCGGACCTGTACCCGATCACGGTCGGGCTCTCCTCCTGGGCCGCGCAGGCCCAGAACGGCGGGGCCGGCTCCAGCAGCGACATGCTCGCGCTCGTCGTGACCGGATCCCTGATCTCGATCCTGCCCCTCGTCGTGGCCTTCCTGCTGCTCCAGCGGTACTGGCAGAGCGGCCTGGCCGCCGGCGGCGTCAAGCAGTAG
- a CDS encoding beta-galactosidase: MAALPARVLFGAAYYHEYRPPYGDERPDERLKTDLDLMADAHVTVIRVGESVWSTWEPENGRFDLDWLQPVLDGAHERGISVVLGTPTYAVPPWLARQYPEITGERRTGERIGWGARQEVDFTHPAFRFHAERIIRKIVARYAGHPAVIGFQVDNEPGLELFHNHGVFQRFVDHLRARYGDVETLNREWGLVYWSHRLSTWADLWTPDGNAQPQYDVAWREFQARQVTEFIGWQADIVREYADPEHFVTTCISYKRPGVEDDELTDRLDIATGNAYYGMQDDLLLPDPTPDDHVQGWQTTGVWALYQTADWMFSSRQEPFLVTETNAGSIGMPWDNRPAYDGQWRQAAWALVGRGARMIEYWHWHTLHFGAETYWGGILPHTGRPGRTYAELARLGAEFEAAGPLVAGLEPDADITMVYSTPSKWLMQKYPPLATPDGEPDPEAYHGIFDPLYRGAFDAGRQVRIVHARQLHDPRGDREGMTPEEAVVRHPVLVVPALYLAADSTLDWLSAYARAGGHLVLGPRTGYADHEARARHEPAPGRLVEAAGVHYDEFSNLAQEVPVRSASGGPLDLPEGATATRWADGLTVTDAEVLAGYDHPHFGRWPAVTTRRHGSGRVTTVGTVPGRDLARALAAWMAPVSRSAWQDLPESVTATTGTSPDGRRVHIVHNWSWEPASIPAPMGLSDALTGTSLPAGTALHLGAWDVRVFAS; this comes from the coding sequence ATGGCGGCTCTGCCTGCCCGCGTCCTCTTCGGCGCCGCGTACTACCACGAGTACCGGCCTCCCTACGGCGACGAACGCCCCGACGAACGCCTCAAGACCGACCTCGATCTCATGGCCGACGCGCATGTCACCGTCATCAGGGTCGGCGAGTCCGTCTGGTCCACCTGGGAGCCCGAGAACGGGCGCTTCGACCTCGACTGGCTCCAGCCCGTCCTCGACGGCGCCCACGAACGCGGCATCTCCGTCGTCCTCGGCACCCCGACCTACGCCGTCCCGCCGTGGCTGGCCCGCCAGTACCCGGAGATCACCGGCGAGCGGCGCACCGGAGAGCGCATCGGCTGGGGCGCCCGTCAGGAGGTCGACTTCACCCACCCCGCGTTCCGGTTCCACGCCGAGCGGATCATCCGCAAGATCGTCGCCCGGTACGCCGGGCACCCCGCGGTCATCGGCTTCCAGGTCGACAACGAACCAGGCCTGGAGCTCTTCCACAACCACGGCGTCTTCCAGCGCTTCGTGGACCACCTGCGCGCCAGGTACGGCGACGTCGAGACCCTCAACCGCGAGTGGGGCCTGGTCTACTGGTCGCACCGGCTGTCGACGTGGGCCGACCTGTGGACCCCGGACGGTAACGCGCAGCCGCAGTACGACGTCGCCTGGCGGGAGTTCCAGGCCCGCCAGGTCACCGAGTTCATCGGCTGGCAGGCCGACATCGTCCGCGAGTACGCCGACCCCGAGCACTTCGTCACCACCTGCATCTCCTACAAGCGCCCCGGGGTGGAGGACGACGAGCTGACCGACCGCCTCGACATCGCCACGGGCAACGCGTACTACGGCATGCAGGACGATCTGCTGCTGCCCGACCCCACGCCCGACGACCACGTGCAGGGCTGGCAGACCACCGGCGTGTGGGCGCTGTACCAGACCGCCGACTGGATGTTCTCCTCCCGCCAGGAGCCCTTCCTCGTCACCGAGACCAACGCCGGCTCCATCGGCATGCCGTGGGACAACCGCCCCGCCTACGACGGTCAGTGGCGGCAGGCGGCGTGGGCGCTGGTCGGTCGCGGGGCCCGCATGATCGAGTACTGGCACTGGCACACGCTGCACTTCGGCGCGGAGACCTACTGGGGCGGCATCCTGCCCCACACCGGCCGTCCCGGCCGCACCTACGCCGAACTCGCGCGTCTGGGCGCCGAGTTCGAGGCGGCAGGTCCGCTCGTCGCCGGGCTCGAACCGGACGCCGACATCACGATGGTGTACTCGACGCCGAGCAAGTGGCTCATGCAGAAGTACCCGCCGCTCGCGACACCCGACGGCGAGCCGGACCCGGAGGCCTACCACGGCATCTTCGACCCCCTCTACCGCGGCGCCTTCGACGCCGGCCGTCAGGTCCGCATCGTCCACGCCCGCCAACTGCACGACCCGCGCGGCGACCGGGAGGGCATGACGCCGGAGGAGGCAGTGGTCCGCCACCCCGTCCTCGTCGTCCCGGCGTTGTACCTCGCCGCCGACTCGACGCTCGACTGGCTGTCGGCCTACGCGCGGGCGGGCGGCCATCTGGTCCTCGGTCCGCGCACCGGCTACGCCGACCACGAGGCCCGGGCCCGCCACGAACCGGCCCCCGGGCGACTGGTGGAGGCCGCGGGTGTCCACTACGACGAGTTCAGCAACCTCGCACAGGAGGTCCCCGTCCGGTCGGCGTCCGGTGGGCCGCTCGACCTGCCGGAGGGCGCGACGGCGACCCGCTGGGCGGACGGCCTGACCGTCACCGACGCCGAGGTGCTCGCCGGCTACGACCACCCCCACTTCGGCCGCTGGCCCGCGGTCACCACCCGCCGCCACGGATCCGGCCGCGTCACCACCGTCGGCACCGTCCCCGGCCGCGACCTCGCCCGGGCACTGGCGGCCTGGATGGCACCGGTCTCCCGCAGCGCGTGGCAGGACCTCCCGGAATCCGTCACCGCGACGACCGGCACCTCACCCGACGGACGCCGCGTGCACATCGTCCACAACTGGAGCTGGGAGCCCGCGAGTATCCCCGCCCCGATGGGCCTCTCCGACGCCCTGACCGGCACGTCCCTCCCGGCGGGCACGGCGCTGCACCTCGGCGCCTGGGACGTCCGCGTGTTCGCCTCCTGA